The Candidatus Wallbacteria bacterium DNA window AATATCTTGCCGGCAAAACTGTGCTGCCCAGCCGGAATGCCAGAATCATGAAAGCTCTGGCTCCGATCAGGTTAACAGGTTATAAACAGATTGTACCTGAACTGATTAAATTCCTGGCTCAGAAAAGTTCGGCCGGAGTGATTGCTCTGGATTACGATTACAGGATTTGCGATGCAGTCTTTCAGATGATTGCCGAACTGCTGACTGGCCGGACTGTCGAAGTCAACTTCAAAAGCAGAACCAGGGCTGACCGCCTGATCGCAAAAATGGAGGAAGGGATCACTAAACACGGACTTGACTATCAGCCGCTGCTGTCCATCGACGACCAGATCTGTGATCTGCTGGAAGAAGGTACCAGGCTGATCGACACAGGAGATTTAGACTCAGGAATCAGGCAGCTTGACTCAGCGCTTGTGAAAGACGCGGGCCTGTCTGAAGCTTACGGTGTGCGGGGATGGGCCAGACTGCAAAACAGGAATACAGTGGAAGCAATTGCTGATTTCGATAAAGCCATTTCACTGTCACCGGAATACTCTGATGCATTTCAATGGAGAGGCATTGCAGAATTGAAAGAAGGAAAAGGGGAAGAGGCTTTCCAGGATTTCAGCACTGCCCGCAGACTGGAACCGGATAACCTTCTGCATCTTTATTACATGTCTACAGCATCTTTATTCAACAAGGAATTTGAAGAGGCTGTGGATCTTGCCACGCAGTTTATTGATAAAAATGAGATTTTCATGCCGGTTTTTCAAGTCAGGGCAGATGCATACCGCGAACTCGGTCAACTGGAAAAAGCCCTGAATGACGCGAATCAGGCACTGGCGGGAGATCCAGGGAATCCGGCGTTTTTCAAGACAAGGGCACAGATTTACGGGAAAATGGGAAAAACCGGACAGGAAAAGGCTGATCTTGAGTCGGCCAGGAAATCCGGCGGAAACTAGAATTCAGATCTCAAGGATTTTTCAACAGCAGATTCTGATAGCGTTTCAGGAGGCCGGCCATCTCGGCATTATTGAAAATAGATGGTTTCCAGTCCAGTTGAACTGTTTTCACTTTTTCTGTTCTTAAATTGTCGGAGAAGACAGACAATCCGATGTTGATCACTTGCAGCTCGCTCGAGAAAAGGTCGTTTATCATTGAATCAGCTCCCTGGCCAGGTTGACTGCTCTGGCATTGGTTTGCGCCAGAATCACACCTGCATCTTTTAATTTCTGCAACTGGGAAGAATAAACCTGGGGGTCTTCTTCAACACCGCAGACAGAGGCCACAAAAGAGACATGCTGACTCCGTTTTTCAGATACCGACCGCGCAGCTGTTATCCCTTTTACCAGTTCTCCTGCAGGGTCAGGATGGGAACCGTAACCCAGCATCACGTCAAAGAGGAAAACTCTTACCGTGGCATCCTTGGAGTCCCTTAACAGCCGTTCGGTTCTTGCTGCAGGATCGATCATCGGATGAGGCTTCCCACGGGTGAATTCGTCTTCTCCAAGATCGAGGATTGTGTTTTCACGGCTGGTTGAGCTGTCAGGAAGCCTGAATTCCTCGGTTTTCGGTATATTGGACCAGATCGTAAGATCGCTCAGAAGTATGATCGCCTCCTTGCAGAGAGTGCCGCCAGTGTATAAACCCCTTAAATACTTCTGTTCAGGCCTGAATTTCAGGAGTTCAGTTTTAATGGCTGATGAAAGAAGGGCTGGACCATGCAGATCCTGGATCTCGGGTTTGATTTTTTTACAGGCGGAAACTGCGGCCAGTTCAAGCGTAGCAGCTGGAATTCCACCGGATTTTATTATCGGTCCCGGGTCAGCTCCCAGAAAGTTCACTACAACAGGCTTGCTGCATTTTTTTACTGCTGAAAGGATTTTCTTTGCTACAGAAGGGTGGGGGGGCTTGGAAATCAAGATTATCAGCTTTGTTTCAGGGTCGCGATCCAGAGCGTCCAGACCCATCAACATGGTGATGCCGCCGATTTCCTGCGAGAGGTCGCGGCCGCCGGTACCGATCGCCTGAGAAACACCGCATCCCAGCTTGTGGATGCAGACCGAGACTTCCTGGATGCCTGTGCCGGATGCTCCGACAAGGCCGATCGTACCCCGGCGGACCTTGTTGGCAAAAGCCAGTGGTTTTCCATTGATGATGGCTGTGCCGCAGTCAGGTCCCATTACCAGAAGATTCCGTTCTCTGGCAAAATCCTTGAGCGATTTTTCGTCTGAAGCGGAAACATTATCGGAAAAGATCATGGTATGCAGACCAAGCTCCAGGCATTTTCTGGCTTCTCCTGCGGCATATTCCCCTGGAAGCGAGATCAGCGCCAGATTGGCAAGCGGCATTTCCTGCAGCGCGGTTTTAATTGAGCGAGGCTGCAGGTCTTCAGAATCATGGCTGCGTTTGACATTGAATTGTTCTGAAATCACAGCCTGTATCTCATCTGCTGAAATGGAGTTGTCCGATTTGCAGGCGATCACCAGGTCGTTCGGACCGGCTGTGGTAAGTTCCTGGCTCTCAAAACCGCTTTTTTTCAGGATCTCGAGATTGTGATCAGTTCCCATCTGAACTGAGGCAGAGGAGACGCCTGGAATTTCGCTGAGTCTGCGCGAGAGCAGCATCAGGGTGACAGAGTCGAAATAGGAATTCCTGCGGATCTGGATGAATGCTTTCATAAATATCCCGAAATATTTTTAAACATTATACTAGGAAAAAGACAAATGATAAATGATCTTCTGCTGATCTGTTATCGAGTCAGATCGAGCATGAACCAGACTCCGAACAGAAAGTCAGAGCCTGAAGTGTGCCCGAATTCGATTGAATCCAGTGTGGACTGATTAAGCACAGATGAGAGTTCGTTCAGAATGCGCAGCTGCCAGGGGGAGCAGTAGCCGAAAAGAGAAGAAACAATATAGTACCAAGAGATTCTGTTGGTTCTCTTCCAGGTTTCCCGGATGATTCTGAGTGCTGGCAGGCTGGTGCATTCCAGCGCATGGATTGTGAAGAGAACGCCGCAGATGAAATCGTCTGTGGCAGGAGTCAATCCTGGTCCGCATCCGGACAGGGAAACTAAAGTTTTGAAGAACTCGTTCCAGTGCCTTCTTCTGAATGCAGAAGCAAGCTGATCAAGCTGGGGATGGATGATTTTCTTGAATTCAGTTACTTCAGACTGAAAAAAAGAAGACATTCCATATTCAGAATGTGTTTTAAGCCAGTGTTCGATAGTGCTGAGATTTGTCGGGACAATATTATGAATTTTAATCCGGGATATTTTTTTTTGTATCACCAGTTCCGGTTGGAATTCAAATAGCTTCTGCTTGTATGAGAAGAAGCCTCCTGAAACCCGGAAATTGTCATTCTGCATAAAAAACTGGGGAATCTCATTTCCAGTGACTGCGGTAACCGGATTAGGTTCTGCGCTCGAATCCGAGAGCAGTGTGAAAAGGCTGCGGCCGTTGAGATTAATGTAAACGGCATGACTGCTGCGGGTAATCACCCTGCAATCATATCTGCGGTCTGAAAACAACATCAGGTGGAGATGATTCTCCACCTTCAATCTAGGGATTTCAGTTGTCATTTATCTTTTTTTCCGTTCACCATGTGACTGTTCCAAAGTATTCCGCTTTTTCAGGTTTTTGTTGCGTTCCACAATTTTTTTAATGTCTTCAATCCGATTACTTTTACTGATGGTTTCAATGCTATCGTTGTTTTTAACTCTTTCCACATTTTTTTGGCTGCCCGGATTGATGCTTTTTTTCCTGCTCTCGATTACGATCTTCTTCTTTTCTTCCTTTTCTTCCTTCACTTCCTTTGCTTTCTGCAGCTTCAGAAGACCGTCCAGGACTTTCTCGGCAGTGATCGGGAGTTCCTGGATTCTTAAGCCGGTCGCCTTATAGAGAGCATTGGCGATCGCTGCAGGAGTAGGGATCATGGTATGTTCGCCGATTCCCCTGGCGCCATAAGCTCCGTCTTTTTGTGCAGTCTCCACGAAACTGGCTTGAAACTCAGCTGGAATGTCCATGATAGTAGGAACCTTGTAATCGACCAGTGACTGGTTCCTGACCCGTCCGGTTGTCTCATCAAGTACAAGTTGCTCCATCAGGCCTGCACCTGAACCCTGAACAATGCCTCCGTAAACTTGTCCCATCAGGCCGGAAGGGTTGATGGCGCAGCCTACATCATATGTGCAGGCAACTTTGTGCAGAGTCAGTTCCCCTGTGTCGGGATTCACTTCCAGATCGACGGCCTGACAGCCGAATGTCCAGTTTGCCACAGGTTTCGGTGAGTATCCGGTTTCAGGGTCACAATTGATGCAGTCGGAAGTGGTGAAATGGCCCCGCCCGACGATTGCCCCGCCTATGGTGTGACCATCCGGGAACTGATAGCCCATGCAAATCTGATCAATAGGCACCCTGATTTTCTTGCAGATGAAAACACCGTCCTTGTAGTCGATGTCTTTGACAGGCAGACCGAAGACCTGAGAGGCGATCCCTTTCATCTGGCTGATCGCATCTCCGCAGGCATGGCAAACGGCATTGCCGCACGAATAAGTCAGGCGGCTCGCTACTGTCTGCCATTCGTAAGGGGAATAATCTGTATCAGGCAGACCGACTACATGCACGTGGTCAAGTGGAATCTGCAGAGTTTCGGCTGCGATCATCGCCATGGCGGTCATTACTCCCTGGCCGATCTCCATGCCGGAAAAGAGCAGTTCCACTTCCCCTGATTCGTTGAATTTCACAATCGAGGCTGAACTCGCATTGTTGGGCATGGCAGGAGCTTTCTGGGCTAACGCCAGGCCTACAGCTCTGTATGGTCCTCTTTTTTTATTGTAATCGATGTTCTTCATCACTTCCGCGATGCAGTGCTCCATGTTGCCGGTATTTTCTGTGATCAGCTCGCCGGTGGCTGTATGAGAACCTTTCTTCAGAATATTCTTCAGGCGGAATTCAACCGGATCAATTCCGAGTTGCTGTGCCATCATATCCATGTGCTGTTCGATTCCCCAGTGGATTTCCGACATGCCGAAACCTCGAAAGGCTGAGCCGACAGGGCGGTTCGTATACACACCGATGGAATCACCCTTCAGATTTTCGATATCATATGCTCCGCAGACTGAATAGCCGGCGGCGCGTACAATGTTGACACCATATCCGGCGTAAGCGCCGCAGTCCCAGATGTATTCGTTTTCCTGGGCGATGATCCGACCCTCCTTGGTGACTCCGGATTTGATGCGGATCTGGCAGGCCTGACGCACAACAATACAGCACATCTCTTCTTCGCGGGTGAGAATCAGTTTGACCGGTTTTCCTGGAGTTTTCATGGAAAGCGCTACAGTGATGGGCTCGATATTGATGCCTGCTTTGCAGCCGAAGCCTCCGCCGATGTATGGGGCGATCACCCTGAAGTCAGTCAGTTTTTTGCTGAAGCAGTGAGAAAGGAGGTATCGAACCGTAAACGGCGACTGACAGGATGACCAGACTGTAGTTTTGCCGCTGCGCTCCGTGACTGCAACAGCGCCGTGGGTTTCCAGTGGAACATGCTGAATCTGCGGGACATTGAAGTAATTCTCAAAGACATGGGAAGCCTTCTTAAAAGCTTTTTCTGGTTCACCTTTCCTGATCTTGAAATGGTTCGCGATATTGGTGTGAGGAGTGGGATTGATTGCACTCACGTGCTTGTATTTATGGAGGTTCGGGTGGATCAGTGTCGCACCTTTTATCATTCCTGTCCCAGGATCGTAATTAGCTTTCAGGGGCTTGTATTTAACCTTAATCAGTTTGAGCGCTTCTTCTGCTATCTCAGGGCTTACAGCGGATACAGCGGCCACCGGTTCGCCCACATAGCGCACTCGTTCCATGGCGAACATATACTGATCCACATGATAGATGCCTGTATTGAAAGGAAAATCCCTGCCGCAGATGGCAGCTTTGACTCCGGGAAGCTTTTTTGCCGCTGAAAGGTCGACAGAAATGAGATCTGCATGAGGATGCGGGCTGCGGAGAATTCTGGCGTGGAGCATTCCTGGAAACTGTATGTCATCCACGTATTTGGCGCTGCCTGTGACTTTGTCCAGGGCATCCACACGTGAAACTTTTTTCCCTATTATTTTATGGTCTTTTTTCATTTTCTGCCCCCCCGAGCTGCATCTTTCACGGCATCAATGATCGGTTTGTAACCGGTGCAGCGGCAAATGTTACCTGCCATGGCCCGCCTGATCTCGAGTTCACTCGGGCTCTGATTGACCATCAACAGGGCTTTTGCTGCCATCAGCATTCCTGGAGTGCAGAAACCGCACTGAATTGCGTTGTGCTCCATGAATTTATTTTGCAGTATGTCCAGTTCGCCGTTTTTCACAAGGCCTTCCACTGTAGTTACTTCGGCCCCGTCGATCTCCGCTGCAAGAGTCAGGCAGGAATGCACGGCTTTTCCATTGAGAATAACGGTGCAGGCTCCACATTCGCCCTCACCGCAGCCTTCTTTTGTGCCAGTGAGGTTCAGGTCCTCGCGGATGAAGCGCAGCAGAGTCTTGGAAGGATTGACATCTCTGGTTTCGTTATCCCCGTTTATTTTGAAAGAAATCTTCATTTTTTCACCTCCGACAATCCTGCGAGTGCTTTACGGAAAAGGACCCGCGCGATCCGGTCTCTGTGAACTGCAGAACCTCTGAGATCTGAAATAGGTTTCAAAGGCAGAAGATGGGAAGCCTGATCAATCGTTTCGCTGGTAATGGCATTATGGTTGAGATAATCCTCAGCTTTTCTGGCTCGCTGGGTGATCGGAGCACAGGCTCCGACTGCAACCCGGATTTCCTTCTTTTTGGATCTGGTGAAGATTCCAGCAGCAAGGCAGACTGTAGAAAGGTCAAGAGCCTTGCGCCTGGAGTTTTTCAAAAAAACCGTTCGTTTTTCACCCGGATAGGGAAGGCTGATGCTGGCCAGGACTTCATTTTTTGCCAGGATGGTTTTCCCAACTCCGGTTGTAAATTCGTGGATTGAGACTGTCCGCTTTCCCTTGGGAGTTACAAGATTAACTTTAGCATCAAAAATCAGGAGCGGGGGAACAGTATCGGCAGCAGGGGATGCATTGCATAGATTGCCTGCGAGCGTTCCGCGGTTTCTGATCTGGGTGGAACCGACATTTAAACAGGCTTCACAAAGGGATGGATAATGTTCCTGCAGCAGCTTGGATTCGGCGACTTCCGAAAGGGTGACAGCAGAACCGATCGTGATGCTGACTTTATCCTTTTTAATTCCCTGGAATTCCCTGACTCCTTTCAGATCGATGATCAGGTCAGGGCTGATTGTCTGATGGCGGATTTTGACCAGCAGGTCTGTGCCGCCTGCGTATAAGTACGCGTTTTTATGATTTTTGTTTAGTATCCCGTTTAGCTCAGAGAGAGTCTGCGGACGAAGATAGTCGAAATTACCCAATTTCAATACCCCCGATCTTCAATTTTTTCTAATTTTATCCGATTCCGGTTGAAATTGCAAGAAAAAAGGTGTTTTATGCCGCTCTCCTGCCGCAATTTACCGCACAGAAGCCGGTGCAAAATTCCGGAATCGCAGACTTTTTTTGTTTATTTGTCTTTTGACATCAGGATGGTGTCTGTGACATATCCGACTTTGTCGCGGATAAGATTATAGGTCTGTTGCACATTGGCTTGGGACCCGAGCTTTTCTGCCTGGCTGAATGTTTCCGAGATGTCGAGGAGGCGCGCGAGCAATTCTTTCTTTTTCGTAACGCTGAGCGCGTTTGGATATTTAATTTCCATCATTTTCAGATATGAAAAGAAATCGCCCAGGAAGTTGTCCTTCTCCTGTTCGACTGACGGATCCACGGGTTTCAACGCTAAAACAGCTTCGTCCAGAGCAAAGCCTTTTGCAATCAATGGATCCAGGGTATCGATGACAGCCTTGTTGAGTTTGGCGTTTGCGAACACCAAGCTAGCTGAGAGTATCAGGGTAAGCAACAAAAGATTTTTCATTTCACTCCTTCTTATGATGTAATTTTAGGACAGGTTATGTAATAAATCAAGTGAAAAAATCATGTTTATTTTTTTCATTTGAAGAATAAATTAAATCGGTATTAACAAAGTATCACCTTTTCGTGGGTAAGATCAGGTTCTGACTATACATGAACAGGAGATATGAAAAACACAAAATTATCAGTGTGCAATGAGCTTTCCAGAGATAAGAGCTTGCTTGATAAGTCCTTTTTGCAGATTCAGTATCCATATTCTCTTTCTTAATCAATCCGTGGACAGTACAAAAAATTTCATTGCTCTTCAAGTTTTTCGGGTCTATGTAATATCTGCCACCTTTAGGGCAGTGTATTCCATCATAGGGGCCTAATTGCATGTCTAAAGCAAACCTATTGGTATCAATTATCCCATCTCCATTCCAAGGTGGAATTACGTAAAAAGAATCATCATGCAAGTAAAAACTTTCTCTTAATGTTAAAGCTTGCCAATAGCATTCCATGTCTTGGACTGTTCCATAAGAGTAATCACGGTAGAAAAGTGTGATAGGCCAAGATAAAAAAATGAAAAAACTTAATAAGGGTATGATTGATCTTCCCCACAAAATGTTGACAACCTCCGTTTACGCTGCATTTTCCAACAACTTCATTCTGTATGCCTGTTCGAATTCACAAGGCGTTTTGTAGCCAAGGCTTGAATGCAGTCTTTCCCTATTATAGAAGATTTCGATGTATTCGAACATCCTCAGCCTACATTCCTCTTTTGTCCGGTAACTTCTCCCGCTCACTTCCTCGGTTTTCAAGGTGTGGAAGAATGACTCTGCCGGTGCATTGTCTCAGCAGTCACCCTTTCGACTCATGCTCTGGACAAAGCCCAATTTTTTCAGAACTTCCCTGAATTCCTGACTGGCATACTGAATCCCTCGATCCGAATGGAAAATCACACCTGGAGCAAGATTGCGATTTCTGCAGGCCAAACGGAGCACTTTGACCGCGATGCTGGCGGTCATGCGCTCTTCCAGAGCCCATCCAATGATTCTCCTGTTGAACAGATCCAGAACAATGCAGAGATACATCCAGCCTTCTTCAGTTCTGAGGTAAGTGATGTCTGAAACAAGGACTTCTCCGGGTTTTTCAACTGTGAAAGCGCGTTCCAGCAGGTTTGGAGAAATCGGATAATCGTGAGAGGAGTCTGTTGTAGCCTTGAATTTCTTCCTGGCTTTGGCTCGAAGTCCGTTTTCTCTCATTAGCCTAGCTACAAGGCCCTTACTGCATTCGACTCCTTTTTTCAGAAGCTCGATCAGAATCCTGGGACTTCCGTATCTGCGATGTTTTTTACGAAGGTTGTCTTTACTTCCATCTCAGTCAGCCCTTCTTCGCCCATCAGGCCACGCTCTCCCTTTTTCCTGATCACTTCGCACCAGTTGGTCAATGTCCTAGGATTTACTCCAAGTTCTTCTGCAGCCTTCTTCACAGACTTACCGCAGCTTTTTAGATACTTGACCGCCTGGATTCTGAATTCTGGATCGTAGGATCGTTTCTCGCGTTTTTCTTTTTCCATCTTGCCCTCCATTTTCTATTTAGCATTAACAGAGTGTCAATTTTTTGTGGGCAAGATCAGTAAAAATGTTGTTACAAATGAAAGCATAGTTTTATCAGTTTGATATAAAATTTTTCAGTTCCTTTGACACTGCAGTTGAAAATCAGTAAAATTACCAGTAAAAAAAAACCAGGAGCTGCAAGGTGTTTTTTGAAATCGACCAACTGATCAATTCCTTTGACCTGGGCGACCCGGAGCGCAACAAGGGCATCGTCAAGAAGCTTCAGAAGCATGGCGAATCGATCACCCCTTATCTTTACGAGAAGGCAATCAAGGCAGAAGACCGTTTTCTGACGATCCAGCTGCTGCAGGCGATCAATGTCTGCACTGACTACATTCTCAAGCTCAAGATGCTCAAGGCTGCCGAACGGGAAACCGACGATTTCATACTGGCTACTTACCTGAGTCTTTTCAGAAGACTGAAACTCGGCGACGCGCTGCCCCTGGTCCGCAAGTGCATGCAGACTTCCGACGACGCCCGCGTGAAGTCCAATGCTTTTGAATTCCTGGCTGAATTCGGCGAGGAAGAGGACCTGAAATACCTGCGCAAGTTTCAGGATTACCCGCACAACCGGGTTGTTGTCAATGCTCTGCTGGCCATCGCCCTGATCGGGGAACGGATCCGCGACGGAGCGGTCCAAAAATTGAAATTCCTGCAAAACTGCGATGACAAGTCACTTTCTAATTCAGCCCAGTACGCAATGCAAAGGTTGAATGCCACTGCAGACATGAAATATTTCGGCCTTAATCTTTCGGAAATCCTCATCCACAATTATTAATTCGGAGAACAAACATGAATCTGACTAAGGGAATCACCAAGCAATCCGAAGATTTTTCCCGCTGGTATACTGATGTGATTCAGAAAGCCGAGCTGGCTGACTATGCGCCTGTGAAAGGCTGCATGGTGATCAGACCAAACGGCTACGGAATCTGGGAGCGCATCCAGCAGATCCTGGACGGGCTGATCAAGGAGACAGGGTGCAGAAACGCCTATTTTCCGATCTTCATCCCGGAAAGCTTCATCAAAAAAGAAAAGGATCATCTGGAAGGTTTTTCTCCTGAATGTGCGGTTGTCACTTACGCAGGGGGAGAGGAGCTGACCGAGAAACTGATCGTAAGACCCACTTCAGAGACAATCATGTATTACATGTTTGCCAAATGGGTAAATTCTTACCGGGACCTGCCTCTGCTCATCAATCAGTGGGCAAATGTCGTACGCTGGGAGATGCGTACCAGACTTTTCCTGCGCACCAGCGAATTTCTCTGGCAGGAAGGGCACACAGCGCACGCCACATATGAGGAAGCTGAGGCCCGTACATTGCAGATGATCAAGGTTTATTCCGATTTCGCTGAAAAATATCTGGCGATCCCGGTGATCCCAGGCAGGAAGAGCGACAGAGAAAAGTTCGCAGGTGCGGATAAGACCTATACGATTGAAATTCTTACCAAAGAAATGAAATGCCTTCAGGGCGGGACATCCCACAATCTGGGCCAGAATTTTTCCAAGGCTTTCGGCATCAATTTTCTGGATCAGGCCGGGAAAACCCAGCAGGCCTGGCAAACGAGCTGGGGCGTATCCACCAGACTGATCGGTGCAGTAATCATGACACACGGCGACGACAAAGGTCTGATTCTGCCGCCTGAAATCGCCCCGATCCAGGTGATCATAGTTCCGATCTGGAAAAGTGATGAACAGAAAGCTTTAGTCAGCTCCAGAGTTTCCGAACTCTGCCGGCTCCTGAATTCTCATGGCATCAGAACAGAAGCTGATCTTCGCGACAATGTCACTCCAGGATACAAATTCAACGACTGGGAAATGAAAGGTGTACCTATCCGCCTGGAACTGGGTCCAAGAGATCTGGAATCAGGCTCGGCTATGCTCTGCCGGAGGGATGAAGGAAAAAAAGAGGCAGTCAAACTGGAAGGAATTCAGGTGGTCCTGAAGGAATTACTCGGCAGGATTCAGAAAGAACTGCTCGAAAAAGCCAGGAAATTCGTTTCGGAAAACATCCACGAAGTGGACGGATGGGACCGCACTGTCGAGGTGCTGGAACGGGGAGGCATTGCATCTGCTCACTGGTGCCAGTCTGCGGAGTGCGAAGAGAAGATCAAGGAAACGACAAAGGCCACACTTCGCTGCATCCCGCTTTCCGCAGTTGAAGAAACCGGAAAATGCGCCGTGTGCGGGGCTGAAAGCCGTAGACGGGTCTACTTTTCCAAAGCATATTGATATTTTAGGATGAAATACCTGGTTTGTTCCGATTTGCACGCCAATCTGGAAGCCCTGCAGAGCTTTGAGCTTTATATGGGCAGCCTTAAAATTCCGAGAGTCCTGATCCTTGGTGATTTCATTGGTTACAACGCCAATCCTGAGGAAGTGATCGGGATCGTCAGAACCTGGGAATTTGAAGGCCGTCTGCTGGGGAAAATCAGCGGCAACCATGACCTGGCCCTGACCGATGAATCGCTGCTTGCTCGCTTCAACAGCAATGCCAAGGCTGCAGTGCTCTGGTCCAATCAGAAACTGGGAGAGAATTCCAAGAAGTGGCTTTCTGAGCTTCCAGTCAACGGAACCTTGAATCAGAAAGTCGCTTTCTGCCATGGCAGTTTCCGGGATCCCAACGAATACATATTCAACGAGGAAGTGGCAATTTCAAACTACTGGTCCATGCCTGCGGAAGTGGACATCCTGTTTTTCGGGCACACACATATCCCGGTGATCTATGAATTCGACCAGGAAAACGTACTTTATACTTATTACATGAACGAAGAAGAACGTTTCTTTTTAAAGCCTGGCCGAAAGTACATGATCAATCCCGGCAGCATCGGCCAGCCCCGTAACGGCGATAACCGCCTCTCCTTCATCTCATTTGACGAGGATGAAAAACTGGTGACTTTCCACAAGCAGGAATATTGCATCTGGGTAACTCAGCAGAAGATCATCGCAGCCGGCCTGCCTAAC harbors:
- the proS gene encoding proline--tRNA ligase; the protein is MNLTKGITKQSEDFSRWYTDVIQKAELADYAPVKGCMVIRPNGYGIWERIQQILDGLIKETGCRNAYFPIFIPESFIKKEKDHLEGFSPECAVVTYAGGEELTEKLIVRPTSETIMYYMFAKWVNSYRDLPLLINQWANVVRWEMRTRLFLRTSEFLWQEGHTAHATYEEAEARTLQMIKVYSDFAEKYLAIPVIPGRKSDREKFAGADKTYTIEILTKEMKCLQGGTSHNLGQNFSKAFGINFLDQAGKTQQAWQTSWGVSTRLIGAVIMTHGDDKGLILPPEIAPIQVIIVPIWKSDEQKALVSSRVSELCRLLNSHGIRTEADLRDNVTPGYKFNDWEMKGVPIRLELGPRDLESGSAMLCRRDEGKKEAVKLEGIQVVLKELLGRIQKELLEKARKFVSENIHEVDGWDRTVEVLERGGIASAHWCQSAECEEKIKETTKATLRCIPLSAVEETGKCAVCGAESRRRVYFSKAY
- a CDS encoding metallophosphoesterase family protein; amino-acid sequence: MKYLVCSDLHANLEALQSFELYMGSLKIPRVLILGDFIGYNANPEEVIGIVRTWEFEGRLLGKISGNHDLALTDESLLARFNSNAKAAVLWSNQKLGENSKKWLSELPVNGTLNQKVAFCHGSFRDPNEYIFNEEVAISNYWSMPAEVDILFFGHTHIPVIYEFDQENVLYTYYMNEEERFFLKPGRKYMINPGSIGQPRNGDNRLSFISFDEDEKLVTFHKQEYCIWVTQQKIIAAGLPNLLARRLEEGF